aggattacaagaatttctctcttgaataaggagagcaaAATTGACAATatcctctcttataaaaggagaaaactcactctttcttataaaaggagagataatatataggagaaacctcactatttttctctctaaaactctctctctttctttaaatttttctttcaaaatgggataggtttttaaaagcaaaaacatgtatttataggagttaaaggaggtggaagatggcggaagcaagtggaagatggtgGAAGCAAATatgaacgcaagcttgatgtatgttgtcaactagccaccatttttgacccataaaggtggCTTTGGCGGTGGAAGATGATAGAAgtaagtggaagatggcggaagcaaatgtgaacgcaagttcaactagccaccattttttacccataaaagtccataaaagtggctttaccgctacaaCATGTCTCCTGTTGTAGTGCTGAAAACCAGCTGGCCTTTTTTACTTTTCGTTCAGCGTCCTAAACTTTCATTTCGTTGAAGAGTAAGTCCAGTGTAAAAAAtgctttcttttcctctccgCATTTCCATCCCTCCAAGCCCCCTTTGTTGAAGACGCCCGCACAAGAGAAAAATTGTGTTATGTCCCTTTCcgttccatttctttttttcaccCACACGAAAATTGCATCCTGCATGTCCCTGCATTTCCTACGTGTGGAAAGCCCCTGCAGAAGTTTCCCTTCTTGTGTGTAGAGTAGCTACTTGTGTAGAAAGTTCAAAAAGTAGAGCCCCTACGTTGCGTGTCCAACTGTCAAGGAAAAAGTGGAATTTCATTCCCTTTTCGCATGCTGCGTCCGTCTAAGACAAAGAAAGTTGTCAGGCCAATATGCTGATCGGTTTTACATTTccctcaaaatatttctttcttttcacacGTTGATTCCTTGCCCATTCTATCTAAACATATGCGTATAGGTCATAGTTAGAAGTATGAGTCAttatttaaaagcaataaaaacaagaaaaagaaatagcatagatagaaaatcaaaaataaactaaaaagtaaaaatagaaTACCAAAAATATATTGTGCCTACAAGGaaatattatccaattaaatcataggttataaaattaaacataaataatgatattaattaatttaaatcacaattcaTATTTGTgcctattaactatttttccatctaaaattaataataatgtcatgaactagttaaaatatattggttctaaacgtatgaaatatgcaatatttcagttcaatcacctttttttttcttttttttttttttatggaaatatgcttcattgcatttattcagtaaacgaagttacaactgtgacttataaaTTAGGAGAACTGGACTATAAATTAACTAACACAACTGCTCAGAAGCTTCCCCGCACACAAAGTAATAGACATTgtcttaaaacttctaaaactctcCAAGGAGAGAGTAAACGCTTTGTATGACCAGAGATTTGATGGTACTCGTTCCATAGTATTTGTCTCCAACCGATTAGTattagaaatatataatatgtcaaTATCATTAAATATACTATTAAGTTAAACATAGATTTTAGCAGTCCACTCTATGCTTAAGGCACTTAGTGGTTCCGATGAacagggagaaaaaaaaataattaatttaatatgtatTTCCAGTCTTATGGTTTTGGGGCCATGATACCACGAAGGGGATGGTCAAAAAAGGACAGTTTGTATAAATTCTATAGATGATACTATTTTGATTAATCTGCTATAGCCTTTGACTATAAATGAATTTGAAGGAGGCACACTAGAGGAGgcaacccaaaaataaaaaaacatttgaagGAGATCTTTACTCCCCTTTATCTTTGGTTGGAGAGAAAAGCCAAAGTGAGGTTGAGGTGGTTGGTAATTGGGTGAAAGATGACATAGGGAGGTTGTCAAAGGGATGCCTATTTTGTGGAAGGTGGGGACAGATCTAAGCTTCTCATGACATTTACCCGCTCACTTGCCTAGGGTTGAGCAAAACTAGAAAAGCTTGACTCCAAATCTGACTTCACTTCGACTCTGGCTCTATTTTGACTCCTACAAAATAGAGTTagggttggattttttttttttttttcaattggagTCCGGGGTGTCGCTAAGCTAACTTCGACTTAGATCCGATCCGACTCCAACTTTGATattgtacatatattataaaaatatgtatttatctatatatttatcatatatactactatagttatatagttatataattagaacttatatagttaaagtcaatattatactaatatgagctaattattataaaataatatacttatactgtaatataaatagattaattataGTTTAGTAGATGTAAATGTCATAGTATTGCTACCATACATAATTAAGTATAGAATAATTTAGAcactagtatttaaataagtctagtacaataagttaataacacagatactaatttactaaagtaaaataacacataatatatactagaaagtctagtatataattaagttagaaataagttagatattagtataataacatgtaattagacattaTAGTATGTCTTGTgtagaaataaattagacactagtatagaaataactaataagtctagtataataagttaaaaacacataatactaatttagtaaaatataataacatgtaattaaatACTTGAAATAAGTCTTGTATAGAAATATGTTAGACACTAGtgtaatataataacatgtaattagacactaaaaataatatataatactataatatgataacatgtaagtaaacactatagtataagtctagtataaaaataagttaaattagTATAGAGGTAAATTAGTagtgaatgatttagttttaatttttttattttttgaaaaattaaaaattgaaagtccacaaaaaattcttttttaaaataaattaaaaattgaaagcccacaaaaagttcttttttaaaataggcTAAGTAtgaaactaaaaacaaaagcttagaGCTAAAAGCCAAAATCCGACTCCACTCCCACTCTAacaagtcagagtcggagtcgaaaGCTCCGACAAAGTCCGAGTCATAAGGGAATCTGACTATGACTAAGTCAATGATCACCCTACACCCACCTATCTATATAAAGCCCTAAAATAGTAAAACCTTAAGGCCTGGTTTAGTTATACAGtttagatgatatgagatattttgttaaaagttgaataaaatattattataatataattttttaattttgtgtgagaattttattatattttttgtgacaatTTGTGAAAATTGTGATGATTATATAAGTGAGATAGTTTGGGTTTAGGTAAGCAAACCAGCCAGATTTTTCCATTTCATCTTCTCAGTTCTCCTTCCCACAACTCTCCTATCCCAACTCCCATTCATTTCCTTATTCTTCCagtgcttcttcttcttgtctTCATCTTCTCATTTTCTCAAATGGCCTCTAGTCTTTGAAGCTTTGGTCGTAAAGGGTCTCCAATTGCCACTAGAGATCATTGCATGTTTACGACTTTAATGATTTATGGCTTAGACATCGTTGCTCTCTAGTCTCGACCATTGGATCCATATTTTTTCttagatatttcatttttttgtttagaTTAGTGTGACAtatttgttggatttaagtTTCGATGATGGCATTTGTGGTTTggatctccatctccatctccatctttaTCTCACTCTTTGTCACTCTTTTGGTCTTCTCAAGTGGCCAGACGGCCCATGGGCCAATCTGCTCGCCCGTTCGGCCAGGTAGGACAACCCGCCCACATATAACGGGGCCAGATAGCAAAGACAAAAAGACGCCTCTTACCTAAGCAGGTGTGGTTGTCAGGATAGCCAATTTAGAGTGGTAATATGTGATACGACCCGTTAACctaacacgaacacgacatgaTAAAAGAGGGTTTGGATTTAGACTTATCAAGTTcagatcaaaacaagttgaccCGTTAATATACGATTTCTTAACGGGTCACCCGTTAGTGACccgttaagaaaataaaaattacacttCTACCCTtctatctaaaaacataaaaaagataGAATAAAAAGCTTTTGTGATTTGTTTGTAACCTCACATGCATTGCAATGCTATTTGTAAATAATGAGGACTTTGGATAAGCAAAAAGATTTGGTTATGAAGTAAAATTACGGATAACTTGGTTATAAGAGTACAAGAAATGAATTTGGACGGGTTAACTAAAAATATAATGGAGTTGAACATCAACAAGAGCAATGAGGATGCTACACCATCTTCTGTGGGTTCATAATTTGTTTAGATTTGTATATGTATAATCATATTTGGGATTATAATGTTAATATTTACAATGCAGTATGCAGTATGCATGGTTTTATGAGTTTGTTaccttgttttattgtttattatatctgGTATTGTTgggattttcattttaatttcgacgtatttatttttggattataattttgcaattatagttagttttatatttttttatagacattataattttaatatttatataaaattaatcaaatcaaaCGAGTAAACGGGTTGTGCTCGTGTCCATTAATATAAACAGATTAAAACGGGTCATAACGGGTTGAGTCGTGTCGTGTTATGTCGTGTTAACCTTTTCTTAGGATTCACTAACGGGTCGTGTCATGTCAACCGGTTATCTTAATGAGTCGTGTTTGGATTGACCCATTAACTGTAATGCACGTGccttgacacgacacgaatacaactcgttaacacgatttgacatccCTCGGGCCAACTACCCAGGTTCATAAGCGGGCAAGCCTAATCTAGAGACAAAATGAAAAGCCTAGAAATGCATATGTATAATAAGATTTGCAAGGGAGAGGGCAGGCAGGTGAGAGGAGGATTAGGGAGGAGCTGGAGgtccttcctctctctcttcccgaAGAAACTGAAACAAAGGCATTTAGAAGGTGAGAGGGAAGTGGGAATCTGGGAAGGAGCTTCTGTGTCACAAAAAGCTTTTTTCAACACAGTTGGAGAGCAATGATTACTCTTCGACTTCTTTTTGTTGATTAATGTTTTAGTTGCATTCAGTAAGTTTTGCAACCCATTCAAATGATAATGGTTACAAACAGATGGAATCCGTTGGAGAAGTTTATCGTGGCTCCACAATAAGCACAGTGGAATGCTGAAATTTAAGCCTTCACAGATGCATTGTATAAGATCAGCCATCATTACTAAAATATTGCAGAAAGCGTACCATGTCATTGTACAACTACAAGAGCCGTAAGACATTTCTGAGTTTAGCGTTTGGTGAAAGTGAGGGTGAGGACTCGGTGGGAAAGGaatcttgattaaagggttaaggaaaatgataggggATTAGGGAATAAAATCTGGGAGTCTAACACGCATTGTCACGTCTACGTcaataataacatttttttttttttttatcccaaaACTTCGTCTGCTAGTCTGTCTCCATTTTTGACTTTCCCCATTTTTAACCCTCTCTTTCTCCACCACTTTATTGCCTCCCTCCAAGCCCAGATCTGAACTCCTGCCATCTAGTCTCTCCAGCTCTTCCTCTCTCCCATAATCAAAGAAACACATAAGCGGCAGGGAATCGGGAATCCATAAGCAGCAATCATAGCATCCGACAAAACAACCTTGAGCTCACATTCCAATGAAGAGTATTCCACGTACCAACTTCTTGAAAACATGCTAATTAATGAACCAACCACAGCAACTACAAATTAATTGAAGTCAAACTCGTATTTCACAGCATAAGCATGAACCTACCTCCCTGAATAAAAATAACTCAACCCAACAACCCTGCAGAACTCCTCAGTACACATCCCAAAAAGTAAACTAGCAAACAAAAATCCCGACTGATTCATTTTTGAACAAGCTCAAACTCTGCTCGCTAAATTCCCATAAAAGAATTGCGCGCGACTTCAATAATGGGGAGAGATGAATTGCTAAAGAGAGGAAATGATAGAAGTTTATATCTGGGCTTGAAGGAGGCAAGAtgtggggagagagagggagagaggtgaAAATGGTGCGTGGCAGGGAGGGAGGGTTGAAACTTGAAATGGGTGAAAAGAGTTAGGAACGAGACTGCATctgtgtttatttttcttttttcaaaaatgctgaaaatcttcaaaaaatTAAGAATCATATACTTGGTCGCATTTACTTTGGAGATCCAGGAAGAAACATTTTTTTGTGAGTTTTAACTGTAATGTTATCAGGAAATTTGTCCAAAACAAATCGAGAAAaattggagaatgtgcatttgCTTTGTTTCTGTCTTATTCAGCTCTTCGaagccgggggggggggggggggggggggggggggggggggggtgttatgCCAGGCTGATCTGTTTGAAATCTTAAGAATTTCCGGACTACATACATTTCATGTACAATATTTATCAGCATAGATGGGAAATTGTGCATCAAATATGATCAAACTACACTCAAAGGTGGTGAAAATTTTAATCAAACATCTGCTAAACAAAAACTTCAATGTAACTTATGAATGTGGCCAATAAGAAGTATATCTTGAAGCCTCACGCAACAAATGGCAACAAAAATTAGATCCCCTTTTAGTTAAAGAATCCGGCACCTGCAACGTTGTGAATCCTGGGGTCCTTCAAACCACTGATCCCATAATGGGTTTACAGGGCCATTTGttctgaataaaaataaattgatggcTAAAAATTGAAACCGAGATCAGCACGCATATAAGACAGACAAAGTGAAAATAAGTGGTAGAACTTACAGTGGGAGTAGTGGATCGGGAATCATTTCTATGTTGCGCAACAATCTGAGAACCAATAAAAAAACAGGTTACCATGCAGTCCACAAATCTTTTGCCATATATTTTAGTGATGCTAGGTACAGCATATTCAAGGCGCTAATGGATGGAATGAGCTACGAATAAGTAAAGATATACTATCACTTTCCTGCACTTCCATGAAAAATCCAAAAGAAGAAATTGCCCTACAATACTTATAGCCTATTGGATGGAAAAGAAATATGAGGCCTCCTCTTCCACCTGCCTATTTTGGAAAGtacttgcattattttttttctctttatttctttcaaataaaTCGATTGTTATACTTACTCCTCacataaggttgagacattctctGTTCTTTGAAACTCTTCCAATTCTTCCTGGGAAAATTTCATAcgaaagcaaaataaaataataagctgCAAATTACAATTGTATGCATAAAACACAACAATGACTCCCAGCAGCAATCCTTTGCAAAGATTAAGGCAGAGATGAGAAAGGCATAAACTTCTAAACTACAGTGCCATCAACAGGAGAAACTGGCAAGCTGAAGCTAATATGGATGAAAAGGAACAAATCATCATGGCTTTCCTTCTGTCCTATTTTGTAAGTCTTTTtagtaagtaaaaaataaaaataaaagaactgggagaaaatgaaagaactgTGCGCTGTCCTATTTTGTAAattgaatgaatttttttaaagaattggCATATATATAGGTATGTGAGTGAGAAGCAAGCCTATATTAGTGATCTACAGCTTCAAAAAACTTATGGCAGCAATCATTTCAAACTCAGCTGAATTAAATAAACTACCAAGTAAAACCTTGACCTTAGAATGGGGAAACTTAAGAAAGAGCTGGGAGAACATTGAAGCCCAGATAAATTTCTAGATGCTGAACACCCGTTGGACTCCATCGCCGGTGAGCATTTTCAATATCTAAGAGGATGTAGACATGTACCACAAGATTGCTTATGATTTCTCACCTAAACATGTGCATGGTGTACATATATGTAAAATGACAGAGCATGATAAAGTTCGGATTGGATATTATAGGTAAGAAATGCTGGAGAAGTGCTCAAATATTTAGAATAAGGCCTAAAATTATCCAGGAGattaagaattttgaataaCAAAAAACAAGACCTAAATGTATTAAGCAACATAGTGCTCCTACATATATTAGAGAGAAATCACATAGGCAGTTTTGAAAAGCTGACAAAATCCAATAGCATTAATGATTTAAGATATGAAGATATACAAGGGCATTGCTAGAACTTGGAACTTGTAGAAGAGAAGTGGATAAGCATTGAAGAAGTTGAGTGgttaaagaatattttttatttgacgACTTAATTATGCACTGGAGGGGCATATGCTGTGACATTACACCACACAAGCCACTCAAGAAATGCATGCATTGCCTTGGTCAAATTTATCTCAAACCTCCTCATAGCCAGCAAGAATCCAATTTCAGGTGCTCACTTCCATGCGTTATAAATTAGGATAGTAATTGAAGCGTGCCATCGTAACAGAGAAATAGAGATTGGCTAAGTAAAACATTTGCAACACATATAAATAAAGGTTCATTGCATCCCATATTCAGAAGCCATAACATGTTCAAGCAGTATGATTTTGATTAAACAGTTAACGCATGACAACACTTGGTCACCTGACTTTCTTACCAAAAAGCTCCTAGCATTATTTCTTATTTGACAACCCATCTAATATACATTCTCTAGTATTGTGTCTTAAGCACTTTTCATTTCGCATAAAAAATATGGGTTCATGAGCATTTGCATTGACATCCACATCCATCCAGCCCCGATTCTTTATTAGTGCCAGAAAACAACTGGCAAACCTTACAAATAAAGCAATTAGCAGCACTAATTCTACCATGGCCGCCAAAGCAAGATATTCCAACTTCTTTCCTTCACTTTGTTTAGACTTAAACTTAAGATCTACCCCAATCCCAGCTCCACCCATTACCATTTGATCCAACCGCCGAGTAGTAGGATTAATTTGGGCTGATCTTTCTCCACCCAAACCCAAGTTTTGATACAATATCAAGGCTTGGCACCAGGGTCTTGACTCGGTTTGTACAAGGTGAGGCGGGTCGGAATAACGCTTAGGTCCAAATCTTACCTCCCACAAAATGCTACAGAAGTGTAAAGGAATTAACCAAAACCAATATCAAGCAATACAGCGTTTCTCCTCCATCCGTACAGACCTTTCGGCTCCACTtctttcacaatatttttactTCTTTAAGCAAAGGATTTCAGCAAAGTGTGAAATCCTTTTCTTATTATCTTCTCCGCCATCTTTTAGTAGCTACAGACGCaatacacacacacccacatatatatacaaaaaacaaATTCTGGGTATGTCTTTTTCCAGCGAAAAAATTCCTGGAAACCAAAATTCCAAATTACAAAGGAAATGCATCtaaatccaactcaaaccaaaactataaattaaaaaaaaaaataccaacaacCGCAACAATAATGATACaaccagaagaagaagaagtaaccTCTAAGAATCTGCATTCCTGTTCAACACGCTTGAGTTGGGCGCCAATCCGGTGCTTGCCTCTCTTATCAGCTGCTGTTGTGACCACTGAAGAAACAACGGTGGCTTCGTCCACTGATGACGCCGTTTCAGACGCCATTACCCAAAAAGTCAAAATTCAGAAGAGCAGCTACAAAGACGACGCACATCCCAAAACGGAGCTgcccatttttcttttcccactTCCAACTTCGAATTGGAGGTTCAcccttaatttatatattaataatattaggttCATGTGATAAGCATGCAATATGCAAGCTGAACCAAGTCCCTCCTCATCCGAAAAAGTTgcttattttttgttctatcCGTACAAGCCTCTTTGgacatatttattttctttcgacCTATAAAATAATTCCAAGTtctgaaaaaaaacaaaagaaaaataaaatattaataagatATTTCTAATCCCAAACTATATAGTTAATAGATAATTATTAGGTTTCTTTCAATTTGTCTCGTAATGatttcaaataagttaataataatcTATACTCATTAAAGTGTTTATTAAGACTCgacttttttcttaaattatctttaaaattatattaatagcgCAAGTAATAAatgttctaaatatttttttactttttctgtattttaagaaataagaaTTCATTATAAATCAACCAAGCAGTTTGGCCAGTACGATTGACAAAGACAAGGCTAAGTATTTTCCATTTCAATCCTAACGGCACTACCATCGCGGAAAGCTTctgcattttttgttttttagagaATTCGTAAGCTACTTTATTTCACAAGAGTATTGATAGGATCAGCCATGTAGCGGTGTGCAATTTTGCACACCCTACGtggcatttgttttttttttttttttttggtaattaaCCGAAACGCACCGTTTTCGGTCATTTGTTCAATTTACCCATTTCGAATTCAAGATCCCCCCGCGTCAAATTCATTCCAGCCCGCGTCCATTTCTCCTCCCCACCCGCGTCGAATCTCGGTTGTCCACCGGCACCGGCGACGCTGACACCCAGCCTCTCTGCACAACGCCGACCTACCTGTGTCTCACAGctctcctccctccctctcggCCGCCCATCTCCGTTTGTTTCTCCTCCCCGGTGTAGCTTTCCTGTCCTCATCTTACTGGGCATTTAAGGTGGATTTTGTGACAGCTCTCCTCCACGGTTGCTTCAGAATCGTCCCTGCTTCAGAATCAAGAAGCTGATTTCGAAATCTACATTTGTAGCAACAGGTCAGTGGTTTCTTGCCCTAGAATCGTCCCTCCCTATCTGTTGTATTTAAACCCAAAATGGATGGGTAAGTTTTGACTGCTATTGTTGATGTTtggtttgtgtttgtgtttgtagTTTGTGCATAGAATGATTTGtgattttgggtattttggttGGCTTCCATGGCACGTTTATTATAACAGTCGTAGaaataatgaatgaatgaatgaagtaTGATTaatgcaaaatagaaaaaataatgattaaga
This genomic window from Carya illinoinensis cultivar Pawnee chromosome 7, C.illinoinensisPawnee_v1, whole genome shotgun sequence contains:
- the LOC122317425 gene encoding guanine nucleotide-binding protein subunit gamma 2-like isoform X2, with the protein product MASETASSVDEATVVSSVVTTAADKRGKHRIGAQLKRVEQECRFLEEELEEFQRTENVSTLCEELLRNIEMIPDPLLPLHQFIFIQNKWPCKPIMGSVV
- the LOC122317425 gene encoding guanine nucleotide-binding protein subunit gamma 2-like isoform X1: MASETASSVDEATVVSSVVTTAADKRGKHRIGAQLKRVEQECRFLEEELEEFQRTENVSTLCEELLRNIEMIPDPLLPLTNGPVNPLWDQWFEGPQDSQRCRCRIL